From Lates calcarifer isolate ASB-BC8 unplaced genomic scaffold, TLL_Latcal_v3 _unitig_559_quiver_1783, whole genome shotgun sequence:
CCTCTGTGACATCAGATGAACTGGCCAATCCCTAATGGGCCTGCCTCACTGCTGTTCACCTCCCTCCACCCAAGTCTATGTTTCTGCTGTCTTGGCTCCCACTGCCCTAAATGTCACCTTACTGTAGCTCCATTCACACTCTGACACTGGATTTGTCCTGGAACCAAAGATCTGAGAGAAatccccccccaccaccaccaatatAAATATCAGATCTTTCTGCTCCTGTGTTAATAAAACATGATCTCTATTGAGGATCAGTGAGTGTCTGCTGACTGTAGGTGGATCTAAGTAATACAGACCTCTGATCAGAAACCAACACTGTATTATCATCTAAATATTCAATCATCTGATTTAAGAGTggaatgaaataaacaaacaaatggcaCTGGACTGACTGGACAGTCTGAATTTATTTCTTCCTCGTAAAAATCACAATAATCAAAATCACCTTCTGCACTAttctataaaatgtctgaattCCCAGTTAACAGAAGGGCTGTTAAACTTGCTCTTTTGGATTTACTATGACAAAGAATCATCAATACAGATTTGTTCCAGATCATCTTTGCTTCTCCATTACTGGTATAGAGAGTCTCTACACTATGCCTAAGCCCATTGCTGccaggaaataaagaaaattactGAACTGTCAAAAACAGATACTTATCATTACTCTTTGACTTATTATCATGATTCTAAACTAAACTGTGACGTGTTATCTCAAAATTATGACTTGGTATTATGAAGgttgtttttgtcctttaaTATTGTGGTAAGTTTATTATTACTGAAACCACTTAAAAATTCCACATTCATTAATTTTGCATTAGTGTACTAAAATCTTTGTGTGAAGCTATAAAACTCATATCATCAGCaaacaaaaatggaaagatATCCTCACAAAAAATAGGCGGTCAATtgacataaattaaaaaaaatcagcaggcCAGGAATAGATCCTTGCAGCATAATTTGAAGAAGCTTGGACATGTGCTGTTCTCTGTCAGATAGATAACTGAGTTTGACgtctttaaaacatttaaatgatgagAAATTCTTGAATAAACCAATTTGTTAAAACCGCAGAAGAACAGGGCAATACAAAGATTTGCAGGTAGCCAGTATATGTATGCTGTATGTTCTTAAGTTATTGACACTAACCAGGGGCTCACTACTTTGATAATATCCTCAACAGAGCAGGTTTGATTATGTTACACCCAGTGTTTCAGTTTACCAGGGTAAGTTGTCTCCACGGTAGTCCTTGAATCCTCCATGGTCCTTATCTGTTAGATGGGAGAGCACAGACAGCATTCCAGAAACACTCTCCTCTACTGTCAAAGGAGCCTGAAATAGAAACACGTGCTCATAGTAAGACTTAAATAACTGATAACTGACCATTATTAGCCAACTGTTGGCTGTCAGGGTGGGATTTTATTTTAGTGGTATCCAGAAACCCTGACATCATTTTTTGTCATCACTGGAGCTGCTTAGCCAGAGCACAGTTGACACAAGTTAAGTTTGCATAGAGCAGCAGTTACTactgaaaatacaaactgaTGATGCTGGTAAAATGAGAGATAACACATGACAACATGTCCTGATATCAGAAAAATGGTTGTGGCATGCAACAAAGGTGATCATTtctattacagaaaataaatgttctcCACTAAGGACTAATTAAAGAATCACAGCTGCGTATGGAAGGCCATGTTTGACAGGAAAAGATAAATGTTAgcaacaacaaagtaaaaacaagtaGTAGGTGAGTCAGAATTTTGACTTtagatgtatgtatgtatgaagcTGGAGACAAACAGGACACCAAACTGCACAGAGACCAACTCATAAACTAACAGTCTCTTCAACTTTATGGTTATTTTGGAgcctgcagtttgtggtgctgtcaAACTGTACTGCATTATACAGACAGGTCTTTCTATGAGGGTGAGGGGAGgctaaaaaacagaaatccctattaaaaaaatatataactaAAAAAAATTCTATTAATGCAGTTCcaggacaggaaatgagagaatACTTACTTGAGGCCCTCCCATGTCTGTTTTGACCCAGCCAGGGTGCAGAGACATGCAGAGGATTCCATCTGACCCCAAGTCAGCAGCTAGACACCTGGTCACCATGTTCAGTGCAGCCTAAGATAATTAAAAAGCCAAGTTTtggtaagtgaaaaaaaaacattacttttcctgctgtttgcaaagacaaagaaagattATTTTATCAACCAAAATAGTGTGTTCTGACTTTGGAGGTGCGGTAGGCGTAGCTCTTTAAGTTGGCAGCTTCACCCCAGTTGCACGTAATGGAGCCAAGGATAGAGGAGATGTTGATAACGGCTGCTCTGTGGATCCCCATCCCTGTTGACTGTGCTGCGGCGGTCTGCAGCAGAGGCAAGAAAGCCTGAACACAAGAGCAACAGCAGAAATGATTAACTAGGATGATCCCAGACAATACAGTACTGAGCTGCCAAGAACAGGAAATAGATCACCAAAAAACATTAG
This genomic window contains:
- the LOC108874738 gene encoding C-factor: IIATARNPTSSTDLQELSKTYPGVHIVTLDVESQQSISSALEEVQSIVGNNGLNCLINNAAIGFSMDINAITPEAMMKTFQVNSVTPLFVTKAFLPLLQTAAAQSTGMGIHRAAVINISSILGSITCNWGEAANLKSYAYRTSKAALNMVTRCLAADLGSDGILCMSLHPGWVKTDMGGPQAPLTVEESVSGMLSVLSHLTDKDHGGFKDYRGDNLPW